One genomic window of Polyangium aurulentum includes the following:
- a CDS encoding site-2 protease family protein: protein MTEKTKPELELLIRSRGSGPGSSGSFVTKRYVANQVALTVRPRRIPEDSYEVQAQSRKDRKLFYVIRQLDADKYLFLNEEEYFLWQKMDGLHTLRDVATAYFIKFGSFDFRVIHRFLARARDQKLIVIPQTDLLRPTLSDEPASLKTRALSRLRAIDLRVSNVDQRLGVLYRRLRFLFGRPAYVAYGLLLALGVLALFGQSGRREGTEVLWSHQALLLPLFILLHGLAIVVHELSHALACKHFGREVKAFGFTFMNRLLPSVYADVTDMWMSTRRARMAVSFAGPLSGLLIGSVSAGVAWLLPMGTASSFFWLFSLSILALSLGSLYPCLFIESDGYHILSDWLRLPALREHSRKFLQGRLRAVFQRRKTKPMTSDERAFLLYGLASIASLTAIGASLVVLAACPMLP, encoded by the coding sequence ATGACTGAAAAGACGAAGCCCGAGCTCGAGCTCCTGATTCGCTCCCGTGGCTCGGGCCCAGGATCGAGCGGCAGCTTCGTCACCAAGCGCTACGTCGCCAACCAGGTCGCGCTCACCGTCCGGCCTCGCCGCATCCCCGAGGACAGCTACGAGGTGCAGGCGCAGTCGCGCAAGGATCGCAAGCTCTTCTACGTGATCCGGCAGCTCGACGCCGATAAGTACCTCTTCCTCAACGAGGAGGAGTATTTCCTCTGGCAGAAAATGGACGGGCTGCACACGCTGCGCGACGTCGCCACGGCCTACTTCATCAAGTTCGGGTCGTTCGACTTCCGCGTGATTCACCGCTTCCTCGCGCGCGCCCGCGACCAAAAGCTCATCGTCATCCCGCAGACGGACCTGCTGCGGCCCACGCTCTCCGACGAGCCGGCCTCGCTCAAAACGCGCGCGCTCTCGAGGCTGCGCGCGATCGATTTGCGCGTGTCCAACGTCGACCAGCGCCTCGGCGTGCTCTACCGCAGGCTGCGCTTTCTGTTCGGGCGCCCTGCCTACGTCGCCTACGGGCTCTTGCTCGCGCTCGGCGTGCTCGCCCTCTTCGGGCAGAGCGGCCGGCGCGAGGGCACCGAGGTGCTCTGGAGCCATCAGGCGCTGCTCCTGCCGCTCTTCATCCTGCTGCACGGGCTCGCCATCGTCGTGCACGAGCTTTCGCACGCGCTCGCGTGCAAGCACTTCGGCCGCGAGGTGAAGGCCTTCGGATTCACCTTCATGAATCGCCTCCTGCCGAGCGTCTATGCCGACGTCACCGACATGTGGATGTCGACCCGCAGGGCGCGCATGGCCGTGAGCTTCGCCGGGCCCCTCTCGGGCCTGCTCATCGGCTCGGTGAGCGCCGGCGTCGCCTGGCTCCTGCCCATGGGCACCGCCTCGTCGTTCTTCTGGCTCTTCTCGCTGTCGATCCTCGCGCTCTCGCTCGGTAGCCTCTATCCATGCCTGTTCATCGAGTCCGACGGCTACCACATCCTGAGCGACTGGCTGCGCTTGCCCGCGCTACGCGAGCACAGCCGCAAGTTCTTGCAAGGCAGGCTCCGGGCCGTGTTTCAACGTCGCAAGACCAAGCCCATGACGTCCGACGAGCGCGCGTTCCTGCTCTACGGGCTCGCCTCGATCGCGAGCCTCACCGCGATCGGCGCGAGCCTCGTCGTGCTCGCCGCGTGTCCCATGCTCCCCTGA
- a CDS encoding cyclic nucleotide-binding domain-containing protein → MKLSPRPLRKDQMKECVATLRRVSLFAAWSPAEIEEFAAHVRLLPCPAQEVVLWEGDAGDVLYIIAEGSVVVSRRLKGDIETVICRLHASDFFGELDVIDDQSASANVQTETACVFYTIDRDTLYRELEMNPRLYSKFLIALLKEVAKRLRTTNQRLIDAILWGIDATSLDTG, encoded by the coding sequence ATGAAGCTGTCCCCCAGGCCGCTGCGCAAAGACCAGATGAAAGAGTGCGTGGCCACGCTGCGGCGCGTCTCGCTCTTCGCCGCCTGGTCCCCGGCCGAGATCGAGGAGTTCGCCGCCCACGTCCGCCTCTTGCCCTGCCCTGCCCAGGAGGTCGTGCTCTGGGAGGGCGACGCGGGTGACGTGCTCTACATCATCGCCGAGGGCAGCGTCGTCGTCTCCCGGCGCCTGAAGGGCGACATCGAGACGGTCATCTGCCGCCTCCACGCGAGCGACTTCTTCGGCGAGCTCGACGTCATCGACGATCAATCCGCCTCGGCCAACGTGCAGACCGAGACGGCGTGCGTCTTCTACACGATCGATCGCGACACGCTCTACCGCGAGCTCGAGATGAACCCGCGGCTCTATTCGAAATTCCTCATCGCCCTGCTCAAAGAGGTCGCCAAGCGCCTGCGCACCACGAACCAGCGCCTCATCGACGCGATCCTCTGGGGCATCGACGCGACGTCGCTCGATACGGGCTGA